Proteins from a single region of Candidatus Scalindua japonica:
- a CDS encoding agmatine deiminase family protein encodes MYNRDSICYRMPAEWEPHKATWLTWPHNYTDWPGKMSAVQKIYAILTQKLAVFEEVSILVNSEKHEMRARRFLKQAKANLANIHFHHILTNRSWIRDYGPTFVMDNRTKRERKRIIRFRFNGWARYPAHEKDNSVPLELAQRLNLKTIPVKWKKKPLVLEGGSIDVNGSGTLITTEECLLDRKIQSRNPGITKSELEKVFRRHLGITNVVWLNRGIEGDDTHGHVDDICRFVDKQTMVLAMETSSSDPNTPILSENLERLKQVRLENGSKPSVVTLPMPKPIYYKKFRLPASYANFYIANETVLVPTFDGPADHKALGILSDLFQTRNVIGIHALDLLIGLGGFHCITLQEPA; translated from the coding sequence ATGTACAATAGAGACTCTATTTGTTACCGCATGCCTGCTGAATGGGAGCCACATAAAGCAACATGGCTGACCTGGCCTCACAACTATACGGACTGGCCTGGTAAAATGTCAGCCGTACAGAAGATTTATGCAATACTGACTCAAAAACTTGCCGTATTTGAAGAAGTTTCCATCCTGGTAAATTCTGAAAAACATGAAATGAGGGCAAGGAGATTCCTGAAACAGGCCAAGGCAAATCTCGCAAATATACATTTTCATCACATATTAACAAATAGGAGTTGGATTCGTGATTATGGTCCAACGTTTGTGATGGACAACCGAACTAAAAGAGAACGAAAGAGGATTATTCGCTTTAGATTTAACGGCTGGGCCCGATACCCTGCTCATGAAAAGGACAATAGTGTACCCTTAGAACTTGCCCAACGGTTAAACCTGAAAACTATCCCAGTAAAGTGGAAAAAAAAACCACTGGTTCTGGAAGGAGGAAGTATAGATGTAAACGGATCCGGCACATTAATTACAACGGAAGAGTGTCTACTGGACCGGAAGATACAATCACGTAATCCAGGCATTACCAAAAGTGAGCTGGAAAAGGTGTTCAGGAGGCACCTCGGTATCACCAATGTTGTCTGGTTAAACCGGGGAATTGAAGGTGATGACACACATGGGCACGTGGATGATATCTGCCGATTTGTTGACAAACAAACGATGGTGCTGGCAATGGAGACCAGCTCATCTGATCCCAACACCCCAATTCTTTCTGAAAATCTGGAACGGTTGAAACAAGTCCGATTGGAAAATGGTTCAAAGCCTTCAGTAGTAACACTTCCCATGCCAAAACCGATCTATTACAAAAAGTTCAGGCTACCGGCAAGTTACGCAAATTTTTATATTGCGAACGAAACAGTTCTCGTCCCCACATTTGATGGTCCCGCAGATCACAAAGCGCTTGGAATACTTTCGGACCTCTTCCAGACTCGTAATGTGATCGGAATTCACGCACTTGATCTTCTTATCGGATTGGGAGGGTTTCACTGCATAACGCTCCAGGAGCCGGCTTAG